In Erythrobacter sp. KY5, the DNA window AACGCATCTACAACCAGCCGAAACGCGGGCTTGGTGCGAAGACGCTGGAAAAGATGCACCAACATGCCCGCCGCGTGGGCATGCCACTCGCCGCGGCCTCGCTCGAACTTGCTGACAGCGACGAACTGCCCAAGCGCGCGGCGAACACGATCGGCTCGCTGATGCGCTCTTTTCTCGTCTGGCGCGAGGCGTCCGAGCAGATGACGCCTTCGGACCTTCTTCGCCTTGTGCTGGATGAAAGCGGCTACAACGATATGCTCGCCGCCGACCGCTCCGCAGAAAGCGCCGGACGTGCGGAAAACCTCTCCGAACTTGCTCGCGCGATGGAGGAGTATGAAACGCTCGGCGACTTCCTCGAACATGTCAGCCTCGTCATGGACAATGATCGCGGCGATGAGGAAGACACCGTCACGATCATGACGATCCACGCGGCCAAGGGCCTCGAATTCGACAACGTGTTCTGCGTTGGTTGGGAAGAAGGCGTCTTCCCCTCGCAGCGCGCGATTGACGAAGGCGGTCTTGCCAGTCTCGAAGAAGAGCGCCGCCTTGCTTACGTCGCGATCACCCGTGCACGGCGGCGTTGCATGATCCTTCACGCGGCCAACCGGCGCATTTATGGGCAGTGGACCAGCTCGATCCCCTCGCGCTTCATCGAGGAACTGCCCGAAGAACATATCGAGCAGGAGACTACCATGACCGGCGGAGCTTCGCTGTGGCGCGCCAACTGGTCGGAGAACGAAGACCCCTTCGCGCACGTCGCACGCGACAGGCCGGATCGCGCTCAGGCCCGCGGCCCCGGATGGCAGCGAGCGGTCGCGACAGGCTATGAGACGCGGCAACAGCGTGTCGCCGAACCGGGCCGTTCAGCGGCAAGCTTCGCTGCAAAGCCACGCTCCGACATCGCTATCGGCGCGATGGTCGAGCACAAGAAATTCGGGACCGGCTGCGTGATTGATCAGGAGGGCAACAAGCTGACGATCAATTTCGAGGAAGCTGGCGAAAAGCGCGTGATCGACAGTTTCGTGACGGTGGTGGGCTAAGTCGAAGCCGTGCTTCGGCAGCCAGCGATCACACCAGCTCCGCTATCGCCATCCAGATCGCTGCAAAGAATGACGCGCCACCCAATGTCCCGAACGCGTGCCAGACAGGGTAGCGGAAACGCATGATCTTGTTGCGATAGAACAGCGTCCCGATCGTGTAGAAGACACCCCCGGCGGCGATTGCGGCTGTCGAATATCCGGGTAGCGCATTCCAGAAGCTCGGCAAGGCGATCAGCGCGGTCCAGCCCAGTGCCAGATACGAGATCAGCGACCAGCGCGAATCGCCATTGTCCGCCATCAGCTTGAAGATCACACCGACTGCCGCCGCCACCCAGATGATCGCCAGAACGGCGTGTGCCATCACAGACCCTGCAATGATCAAAAGCGGGCTGAACGTCGCTGCGATCACGACATAGATCGCCGCATGATCCAAGCGCCGGAATGCCGCGCGCCATTCGTGCCTTGGGTGAAGGTGGTAGGCGAAGGAAATGAGTATCGAGAACAGCCCCGCCAGAACGTAGACAATGGCCGCGCTCGTCAGCCACATGTCACCCGCCACCGTGCTCATACGGATGAGGAAGGCTGCGGCAACTGCGAACCCGGCAAGGCTCACACCGTGGACGAGCCCATCGGCAAAGCGCTCTTGTGCGGTTTTGCTCGGATACATCGAATGCCGCGCGCCAGGTCCGGACCAGTAGTCGAGCAGCTCAGGCCGCCGAACTGTCTTTTGTCGCCGCGTTCTCAATCGCTTTCTTGATATCCTGCACGAAGCGCGAATTGCGCACGCCGAACAGAAACAGGTTCTGGATCGCGTTACCCTTCCAGCGGCACGGACGCTTGATCTGGATGAGGAGGATGTAGCGATCCTCGTCCGTCTCGTTCCATACCTCGTGATTGAACATGTCGTCGAAAACGAAGCTTTCGCCATCGCGCCAGTTGAGGACATGCGTGGTTTCGCCTTCCTCAAGGTGCATGCGGCACTTTTCCGTCTCCGCAGGTGACTTCAATGCGAGGTGATAGGTCAGCATCCCCTTGGTCATGCCCCAATGACGAGGGATATGACCGCCTGCTTCGAGAACCGAGAAGTTGGCCGTGACCAGCCCCGGCACCTCGTCGAGCAGCTTCGACGTGATCGGCGCACGCACGGCGTTCGGTTCCATCGTGTAGCCGTAACCTTTGAGGAAGAATGCGCGCCAGCGTGGATCCTTGCCGATCCGGCCATGGTCGAACGAAATCTCACCCAGCGAAGGGATGTCCTGCGCGCGAATGCGCACCGCCTCGTCACGGATATCTTCCCAGCGCGATTCGAGCTTCTCGATCCACGGCCAGAACGATTTGTCCTGAATCGCCGCATCAGGAATCTTCGAATTTTCCATGATGATCGCGTCGATCTTGGGGCGCAGTTCCTTGCCGATCTGGAACAGCGACTTGCCCACGAACGGGATTTTCCATCCACGCGCGTTGAGGGTGTCTTGCCAGGCCAAGGGTATTCTCCAAAAGGTATATCAAACGGGGTTGCGGAGCCTTTAGGCGATCGGCTCGATTGGCGAAAGGGGCCGGATTTGTCACTGCCCGAAGGCGGGCATGTCCGCAGTTCTCAGTCTGATTGCCACGCCGCGCGCGTGACGCAGCAGGAAGGCTATCTCAGGTCGCGCCTACGTCGAGGAAGCCGGGCTTGGGCCCGTTCCATTCGCCCGCAGGGACCGGATCGTCGCTCTCATCATCGCGGCGGCGGGAGCGGCTTTTGCGCTCGGGCTTTTCCTCGCTGCGCTCGCGGCGCGGTTTGCGAGGCGCTTCGCCTTCGTCATCACGCTTGCGACTGCGCGAACGGCTTTTCTTCTCGGCGGGCTTTTCGTCCTTCGCCTCGTCTGCGTCGCTGGTGCTCTTGGCCGAACCATCTGCCAGCTCGACGCGAACGTCTTCCTTGCCGAAAACCTTGATCTTGGCGCCAGTCAGCTTCTCGACGTTGGAGATCGCTTCGGCGTCTTCATCCGCGACCAGCGTGAACGCGCGGCCCTTTGCCCCGGCGCGGCCTGTGCGACCGATGCGGTGGACATAATCGTCAGGGTGCCATGGCGTATCGAAATTGAACACATGGCTGACACCCTTGATGTCGAGCCCGCGCGCTGCGACGTCCGACGCGACAAGGATGTTCACATCGCCGGACTTGAACCGGTCAAGCTCCTTGAGGCGCGAGCTTTGATCCATGTCGCCATGGATTTCGCCGCTGGCAAAGCCGCGGCGCTGCAAATGCTTGTTAAGCTCTCGAACAGTGGTCTTGCGGTTCGCAAAGATGATCGCCGTTTCGACCTGGTCGTTCGCCAGCAGCCATTCGAGCGTATCGCGTTTCTGGCGCGCCTTAACCGGCACCTTGAACGCAGTGATGTCTTTATTCGTGGTAGCTGCGCGCGTCGTCTCGATACGCTTGGGATTGCTCAGGAATTTCTTCGCCAGCTTCTCGATCGGCGCAGGCATGGTTGCCGAGAAAAGCATGGTCTGGCGCGTTTCGGGCAGCTTGTCGCAGATGAATTCGATGTCCGGGATGAAGCCCATGTCGAGCATCCGGTCTGCCTCGTCGATGACGAGCAATTCGCAACCGTTGAGCAGGATCTTGCCCCGCTCGAACAGGTCCATCAGGCGACCCGGCGTCGCGATAAGGACATCGACGCCTTCGTCGAGTGTCTTGAGCTGATCGCCCATCTGCACGCCGCCGATCAGCAGCGCCATCTTGAGATCGTGGTTCGC includes these proteins:
- a CDS encoding aspartyl/asparaginyl beta-hydroxylase domain-containing protein, giving the protein MAWQDTLNARGWKIPFVGKSLFQIGKELRPKIDAIIMENSKIPDAAIQDKSFWPWIEKLESRWEDIRDEAVRIRAQDIPSLGEISFDHGRIGKDPRWRAFFLKGYGYTMEPNAVRAPITSKLLDEVPGLVTANFSVLEAGGHIPRHWGMTKGMLTYHLALKSPAETEKCRMHLEEGETTHVLNWRDGESFVFDDMFNHEVWNETDEDRYILLIQIKRPCRWKGNAIQNLFLFGVRNSRFVQDIKKAIENAATKDSSAA
- a CDS encoding hemolysin III family protein gives rise to the protein MYPSKTAQERFADGLVHGVSLAGFAVAAAFLIRMSTVAGDMWLTSAAIVYVLAGLFSILISFAYHLHPRHEWRAAFRRLDHAAIYVVIAATFSPLLIIAGSVMAHAVLAIIWVAAAVGVIFKLMADNGDSRWSLISYLALGWTALIALPSFWNALPGYSTAAIAAGGVFYTIGTLFYRNKIMRFRYPVWHAFGTLGGASFFAAIWMAIAELV
- a CDS encoding DEAD/DEAH box helicase: MTFADLGLSPELLKAVEDAGYTEPTAIQAEAIPAVLMMKDIIGIAQTGTGKTASFVLPMIDVMAAGRRRALMPRSLILEPTRELAAQVAENFEKYGANHDLKMALLIGGVQMGDQLKTLDEGVDVLIATPGRLMDLFERGKILLNGCELLVIDEADRMLDMGFIPDIEFICDKLPETRQTMLFSATMPAPIEKLAKKFLSNPKRIETTRAATTNKDITAFKVPVKARQKRDTLEWLLANDQVETAIIFANRKTTVRELNKHLQRRGFASGEIHGDMDQSSRLKELDRFKSGDVNILVASDVAARGLDIKGVSHVFNFDTPWHPDDYVHRIGRTGRAGAKGRAFTLVADEDAEAISNVEKLTGAKIKVFGKEDVRVELADGSAKSTSDADEAKDEKPAEKKSRSRSRKRDDEGEAPRKPRRERSEEKPERKSRSRRRDDESDDPVPAGEWNGPKPGFLDVGAT